In the Pontibacillus sp. HMF3514 genome, TGCATATGGCAAAACGGATATCGAAGACCTTTGAGAATTTTGACCAACAAATTGGCTTAAATCGTACAATCACTCCCTCTCCAGAGGCTTTAACAAAAAAGTGGAATCAATTCACTCCTGTTAAAGAATAAGGAAATAAAAAGCTGACTGTTCATGAAAAGAACGGTCAGCTTTTTGTCAGAGTTCAGGTATTCTCTTCTATCCAGTGCTATCCAGTGATCCGTGTACTAACATAAAGAACAAATCCAACCATTACTAAGCTTGGCAATAAGTTTGCCACCCTTATTTTTGTAATGTTTAATAAGTTAAGGCCAATTGCAATAATTAGTAACCCGCCAGTAGCTGTCATTTCTACAATAAACCCATCTAAGAAGGTTTCAGGTACCCATTTTTGAATCTGAGTAGCTAATAAAGTTATGCCACCTTCATATAACAAGACAGGAATGATTGAAAATAAAACTCCAAAACCTAATGTCGTAGATAAAACTAACGCCACAAAACCATCGATAATGGCTTTTGTTACTAAAACATCATGATCACCACGGATACCGCTATCTAGTGCACCAACTACCGCCATAGCCCCAATCACAAATATTAATGAAGCTGTCATAAAACCCTGGGAGACACTGGAGGAACTATTCTTTTTGAATCGCTTTTCAACCCAACCTCCAAGATTTTCAAACTTTTCCTCTAATCTTAAGCCTTCACCTATGAAAGCACCTAATAACAAGCTTAATAATAATACAATAATTTCATTAGACTGAATGGCCATTTGCAACCCTATTAAAAGTACCGCTAAACCTATACCGTTCATGGTAGTTTCTTTAACACGCTCGGGTACCCTATTTAAAAATAGTCCTAGAACTCCCCCTACTAATATTCCCAATCCATTCATTAACGTTCCGAACAAAACCATCAGAAACCTCCTTGCAATCCGACTTTAATTTCTTCAATAGCTCTTATGAATTGTTCTACTTCCTCAATCGTATTATAGGGACCAAAGCTTACACGGACAGCTCCTCCATCCTCTATAGTATTCATAGATTCATGACTTAGGGGTGTACAATGAATCCCACCTCTTACACAAATCTCATAATGTTGATCTAAAATCATTGTCACTTCTTGCGATGGAATTCCATCGATATTAAACGCAATAACACCTACGCGACTTTGGAGGTCTTTTGAACCATACACTGTAACTCCTTCTATACCATCCAGTCCA is a window encoding:
- a CDS encoding DUF554 domain-containing protein; the protein is MVLFGTLMNGLGILVGGVLGLFLNRVPERVKETTMNGIGLAVLLIGLQMAIQSNEIIVLLLSLLLGAFIGEGLRLEEKFENLGGWVEKRFKKNSSSSVSQGFMTASLIFVIGAMAVVGALDSGIRGDHDVLVTKAIIDGFVALVLSTTLGFGVLFSIIPVLLYEGGITLLATQIQKWVPETFLDGFIVEMTATGGLLIIAIGLNLLNITKIRVANLLPSLVMVGFVLYVSTRITG